A genomic segment from Melanotaenia boesemani isolate fMelBoe1 chromosome 9, fMelBoe1.pri, whole genome shotgun sequence encodes:
- the yif1b gene encoding protein YIF1B isoform X1: MDYTAAQSGFRQRKLQPNMRLRNSSVDGSDGSQLFEDTSGIGPGSQGGYRNQPADPQAAGFSGQSLLSDPMSNLAMAYGSSLASQGREMMDKNLDRFIPISKLKYYFAVDTVYVGKKLGLLVFPYMHENWEVSYQQDTPVAPRFDVNAPDLYIPAMGFITYILVAGLALGTQNRFSPELLGVQASSALVWLIMEVLAVLLSLYLVTVNTDLTTIDLLAFSGYKYVGMIVGIVAGLLFGRPAYYLSLLWCCAAIFVFMIRTLRLKLLSEAAAEGRVVRGARNQLRMYLTMSIAAAQPIFMYWLTYHLIR; the protein is encoded by the exons agcCTAATATGCGCCTAAGGAACAGTTCTGTAGATGGTTCAGATGGCAGCCAGCTTTTTGAGGATACAAGTGGAATTGGACCTGGATCACAGGGAGGCTACAG GAACCAGCCAGCTGACCCTCAAGCAGCAGGATTTTCTGGTCAGTCCCTCCTGTCAGATCCCATGTCCAATCTGGCCATGGCATATGGCAGCTCACTGGCATCCCAGGGAAGAGAAATGATGGACAAAAAT TTGGACAGGTTCATCCCAATTTCTAAGCTGAAATACTACTTTGCTGTGGACACGGTGTACGTTGGGAAGAAGCTTGGCCTTCTGGTTTTTCCTTACATGCACGAA AATTGGGAGGTGAGCTACCAGCAGGACACACCTGTGGCTCCACGCTTTGATGTGAATGCTCCTGATCTTTATATCCCTGCTATGGGCTTCATCACATACATCCTGGTGGCTGGACTGGCTCTCGGCACACAGAACAG GTTTTCTCCAGAGCTGCTGGGAGTTCAAGCCAGTTCAGCATTGGTGTGGTTGATCATGGAAGTCCTGGCAGTCCTGCTGTCACTTTACCTCGTCACTGTAAATACAGACCTCACTACCATAGACCTCCTAGCTTTTTCTGGATACAAATATGTTGG GATGATTGTAGGCATAGTAGCAGGACTTTTGTTTGGCAGGCCTGCATATTATCTTTCTCTACTGTGGTGCTGTGCCGCCATCTTTGTCTTTATG ATCCGAACCCTGCGTCTGAAGTTGTTATCTGAGGCTGCGGCTGAGGGACGGGTGGTTAGAGGAGCCAGAAACCAGCTCAGGATGTACCTCACCATGTCCATAGCAGCAGCACAGCCCATCTTCATGTACTGGCTTACCTATCATCTCATCAGATAA
- the yif1b gene encoding protein YIF1B isoform X2, with protein MDYTAAQSGFRQQPNMRLRNSSVDGSDGSQLFEDTSGIGPGSQGGYRNQPADPQAAGFSGQSLLSDPMSNLAMAYGSSLASQGREMMDKNLDRFIPISKLKYYFAVDTVYVGKKLGLLVFPYMHENWEVSYQQDTPVAPRFDVNAPDLYIPAMGFITYILVAGLALGTQNRFSPELLGVQASSALVWLIMEVLAVLLSLYLVTVNTDLTTIDLLAFSGYKYVGMIVGIVAGLLFGRPAYYLSLLWCCAAIFVFMIRTLRLKLLSEAAAEGRVVRGARNQLRMYLTMSIAAAQPIFMYWLTYHLIR; from the exons agcCTAATATGCGCCTAAGGAACAGTTCTGTAGATGGTTCAGATGGCAGCCAGCTTTTTGAGGATACAAGTGGAATTGGACCTGGATCACAGGGAGGCTACAG GAACCAGCCAGCTGACCCTCAAGCAGCAGGATTTTCTGGTCAGTCCCTCCTGTCAGATCCCATGTCCAATCTGGCCATGGCATATGGCAGCTCACTGGCATCCCAGGGAAGAGAAATGATGGACAAAAAT TTGGACAGGTTCATCCCAATTTCTAAGCTGAAATACTACTTTGCTGTGGACACGGTGTACGTTGGGAAGAAGCTTGGCCTTCTGGTTTTTCCTTACATGCACGAA AATTGGGAGGTGAGCTACCAGCAGGACACACCTGTGGCTCCACGCTTTGATGTGAATGCTCCTGATCTTTATATCCCTGCTATGGGCTTCATCACATACATCCTGGTGGCTGGACTGGCTCTCGGCACACAGAACAG GTTTTCTCCAGAGCTGCTGGGAGTTCAAGCCAGTTCAGCATTGGTGTGGTTGATCATGGAAGTCCTGGCAGTCCTGCTGTCACTTTACCTCGTCACTGTAAATACAGACCTCACTACCATAGACCTCCTAGCTTTTTCTGGATACAAATATGTTGG GATGATTGTAGGCATAGTAGCAGGACTTTTGTTTGGCAGGCCTGCATATTATCTTTCTCTACTGTGGTGCTGTGCCGCCATCTTTGTCTTTATG ATCCGAACCCTGCGTCTGAAGTTGTTATCTGAGGCTGCGGCTGAGGGACGGGTGGTTAGAGGAGCCAGAAACCAGCTCAGGATGTACCTCACCATGTCCATAGCAGCAGCACAGCCCATCTTCATGTACTGGCTTACCTATCATCTCATCAGATAA